The window GAGGTGCTCCATTTGGACCAGTCGCTCGACATTCCTTCGAGCAGGTACTGGTATTGCGGGACTTTGACGGTGGCGGAGTTGGTGCTCCCCACGCGGATGGAGAGGCTGCGGCGGTCGCTTGCCAGCTCGAGCTTCTCCGGGTTGTTGCCATGGCCAGGATTTTGGTAGTAGGTGGAGGAGCCTTCGATGTCAGAAACTTCGAAGAGGAAGAGGCCTTGCTTAGGCGAGTCGCGGGGAGGAGCCAACAGGGAGCCGTTGACGTGGAAGAGTTCGGAGGCGGTGAGGAGTAGGGCGTCGCCGTTGGAGAGGAACTTGAACTGGTTGAAGAATTGGTCGCCGACGTGTCTGAGCGAACTCGAGTCCTTGAGGTAGGTTCCGTCTTCTTGCTTCCACAGGATGTAGTTGAAACTGTCATACGACGCCCAGATGTTTCCTTTCGGGTCGGTCGCGACGCGGTGGAAAATGCCGGTGGAAGGGAGGTAGGCCTCGATGATGCTCGACTTTGCGAAAGCGTTGCCGCGGGGCTGAAATTCGAAGATTCCTTTGCTGCTAGTGAAGAGGACTTCTCCTTCGTGTTCCCAGACGGCGATCCAGTCGGTAGGGAGTCCGCTCTCTTGCTTGAAAAGCTGGTACTCGATAGCTCCGCCCTGCACGCGGGCCCTCCCAACTTGTCCGATTCCGATCTCCAGCCAGAAGGTGTCGTCTGCCGCGCGAGCGATCTTGTTGATATGGCCGGCTTGGTGGGGAACTTCGCTGAGGATCTTCATTTGCTCGCCCTGACGCTGCAGGACGAGGAGGGAATCGGCGGTGGCGGCGAAAAGGGTATCGGGATCGTTTTCGAAGGGGGTCATGCGCTCGATGTACCCGGTTCTACCCAGCTCGCGGGCGATTCCCTTTTGCAAAAGGTGGGTGTACTTGCCTCCTTGGAAGTAGATGCCGTCGCGGGTGGCGGAGGCGGCGACGATGGAACGGTCGAGTTCCGGCGTGGTATCGACGAAGCCTTGCAGGCTGCCATGTTCGCTGAAGTCGGGTTTGAGGAGCCTCCCATTGGTGCGGAGGTAGATTTGCCCGTCGACTTCGTGGGCGATGGGATATTCGACGCCGGTGCTGAGGCGCTCGTCGATCTGGGAGAGGGCGCTGTTGACGATGACTTTGCCGACCGTGGAATTGAATTGGACCCAGAGGGTTTGGTTTTGGTCGAGGTGGAGGGCGTTAGCGCTGACCCAGCGGTAGTCGAAGTCGCGAGCGAGGGTAGATAGGGTTCGTCCTTCGCGGTTCACGAAGTAGATACCTTTGTGGGCAACGCTGATGGCGAGCCGGTCTTCGGAAATAAACTCGAGATCGCGTATGGCGCCGCCGGCCTGGAAGGGAAAGGGGCTGTAGTCGGCCAGTTGCCCATCGGCGGCGATGCGATAGATCTCGTTGCTCTCGGTGGTGAAGTAAGTTTCGCCGGATGGGTTCGTTTCGATTTTGAGAATTACGTGCTTGTCGACGAATTCCTTGAAGGCGGGATGCGGGGCGTAGTCTTTGCCTTCGAAGACCAGGATCCCGTCCCGAGTGGTCGCGAGCAGCAGCTTGTCCCCGTAGATGGCGGAGCCTTTGACCCATGAGTCGAAGGCGATGGCGCCATACTCTTCGGTGGCGAGGTTCAGGTAGGCGACGCTCCGTTCTCCTAGAAAGTAGAGGGTGTCGCCCTGGCGCAGGATTTTGGAGTAGAACTCGCTGCTGTACTTCGTGAGCGGCTTGTCGTTGATGGGCTGCAGGCGGATGCCGTTCTCGTTTTGAAAGTCGATTTTTCCGATGGTGCCGTATCCGGCAGCGTAGACGCCGTTCTCCGTCCAGTAGAGCGAGCGGATCTTGTCTTGGGTGGAAGGGGTGCTGAGCACGTGCTTCCAACGGGTCCCGTCGAAGGTGTGCAGGCCGTTTTCGCAGCCGAAGAACAGGCGCCCGTCGGGAGCGGTCGTGATGAAGTTGGAGCGGGAGCTGTTCTCGATATCCTTCTCTTCGTAGATTTGGTAAAAAGGAATCCCGTTCAGGCGAGGGGGGCTTGGAGGCGAGAGAGTGTCGGCGCTCAAGGTGCCGATCAGGGCGAGCAGGAGAGGGGCGAGGAGGCGCTTCATCTTGCGGATTACCTTTAGTTGGAAGAGTGGGAGGACTTTGCGGCCCCGCTGATCCACCTCTCGAGGGTCTCGGCCAACTCGTTAACGCGCAGCGGCTTGGTGAGGAAGTCGTCCATGCCGGCGTTTTTGCACTGCTCGCGCACGTCGGAAAAGGCGTTGGCGGTGAGGGCCACGATGGGCACTTCGCTGCGAGGCGCCGTCGACTGGCGAATCTTTTGCGTCGCCTCCATGCCGTCGAGTTCCGGCATTTGCAGGTCCATGAGCACGAGGTCGAAGTCGTTGCTGGTGGCGGTCTCGAAAGCTTCGCGTCCGTTGGTGGCCAGGGTGACGTGCACCTTCATTTGCTGCAGGAAGCGTTTGCCGAGCTTGCGGTTGATGGCGTTGTCGTCCACCAGCAGCACTCGTTTCTCGCCAAAGTCCTTTTGCACTGCCTTGCGCACGCTGGCAGCCTCTTCGGTCAGGGTCTGGCTTTTTTCGATGGCCACGCCCTGCACGTCGTCTTCGGGAAGCGGCAGCTCCAGCAAGAAGGCGAAGCAGGAGCCTTCGCCCAGTTCGCTGGTCACGTCGATCCGGGCGGACATGGCGTCAGCCAGAAGCTTGCAAATGGCAAGTCCCAGCCCGGTGCCGCCGTATTCGCGGGTGGTGGAGGAGTCGGCCTGCATGAAGGCGGAAAAGAGGCGCTCGATCGTTTCGGGCGACATGCCGATGCCTTGGTCTCGAATCTCGATGCGGAGCGCGACGGACGTGTCCTTGATCGCGTCCGCTTTGATGGCGAGGCTTACGGTGCCGTCGCGGCCGAACTTGAAGGCGTTGTTGAGCAGGTTGAGGATGACTTGGCGGATGCGGGCGGGATCGCCCACCACCAGCTCGGGCAGCTTGTCGTCGTGCTGCAGCTCGAGCTTGATGTTCATCCGGGTGAGGGCGGTGTCCATCAGGCTGGTGCATTCCTTGGCCAGCTCCTTGAGCGAGAAGGGGATCTTCTCCAGTTCCAGCTGTCCGCTCTCGTACTTCGAGTAGTCGAGGATGTCGTTGATGATTATCATCAGGGCGTCGCCGCTCTTTTGGATGATATTGGCGAACTCGAGATCGGACTCCGGGAGGGTGGAGCTGTGGTTGAGCATGTGAGAGGCGCCGATGATACCGTTGAGGGTGGTGCGGATCTCGTGGCTCATGGTCGCGAGAAAGCGGCCTTTGGCCCGTTCCGCCGCCCGCGCTTCGGCCACCGCGACTTGCAGCTCGGAATTGAGGGCGTTGAGCTGCTGGTTCGCTTCGGAGATTTGTTGGGTGCGCCTTTCGACCTTCTGTTCGAGAGCGGCAAGCAGGTCCCGGGTCTGCTTTTCGGTATGCCACTTTTCGCTCAAGGCGACCGCAAGTTGGTAGACCTCGGCGTGGTCGAAAGGCTTTTTCAAGATGAGCAGTCGATCCGTATGCCCGACCCGCTCGATGATTTCGCGCCAGGAGTAGTCTGAGTAAGCGCTGCAGATGACGAGTTGGATGTGCGGGTCCGCCTTGGATATTTCCTCGACGGTCTTCAATCCGTCCCAGCCGGGCGGCATGCGCATGTCGACGAAGGCTACGGAGTAGGGGGCGCCTGCTTCTCGCGCGTCCAAGATCCGCTGCAATCCCTCTTCGCCTTGGTAGGCGTGGCCGATTTCAAAATCGAACTGGGTGCCGCTGATCGGTTCCGCGGGAGTCTCCTCTTCGAACATGAGGCGGTCCAGCTCCTCGAGGGCCAGTTCGCTCTCGCTGGAGCTGGCGGGAGAGAGCACTTTCTCGAAGTCGGAATGAATCGATTCGGTATCATCGATAACGATGATGCGCCGAGGCAGCGCGTTGGAACGCTGCTCGCTCATTTACGGAACAGTGGGCATGCTGCGAGTCGTAGCATTAGCGATAAGATATGAGTCAGGGATGGGGACGTAGGATGGGAATCCTCGCGTTTGATAAGGCCTAGACTTCGGCGTCTCCGCCAGCTTTCTGAGCGTAAGGGGCCCAGCCCTCGCGCTTTTGAAAGGTGTTTTACCCGCCTAGGTAGAATTTTCAGGGACGAATCACCCCGATTACGGGCAGGGGCCGACCTCGGAATGGAACCGGGCGGCCCTTTGAATCGTCGCTGAAGCAAGGCCGAACTATGTCTTTAAATCTCAAGGGCTTTAGCCTTGACATCGAAGGGGTCAAAAAGGGTATTAGCCCCCTTTCTGACAGCGGTTTGCCTGCCCTGTCGTGCCTACTTTTCCGTTCCCTTTCCAAGGGGATACTTGCGCCAAGACGAACACAGAGTTTTAACAACTACCACTCAAACCATGTCCCTCCGGTCCTTTCGTCTGGGCGGCCTCACTTTTGACATATGAAATCGATTATCTCGTCTCTCACTTCGAAGACTGGACTCCGACTCGCGATGGTCGGAGTTTTGGCGTCTCTGGTTTCCGCCGTTTCCCACGCTAACGACGAGCGTGGCAAGCAGCTCTACGCGAACTGCGTGGCCTGCCACCAGGCGGACGGTTCCGGAATGAAGTTGCTGAACGCTCCTGCGATCGCGGGGCTTTCCGAGAAGTACATCGCCAACCAGATCCAGAAGTTCAAGCTCGGTCACCGCGGCGGGGACCCCAAGGATGCGACTGGTTTGCAAATGCGCCCCATGGCGACCCTGCTGACGTCCGAAGCGGACATCGCTGCGGTTTCCAAGTACATCGCCTCCATGGAGCCGAAGCCAGCGGAAGCCACGATCACCGACGGCAACGCGGAACGCGGCAAGACGCTCTACGCCACTTGCCAAGCTTGCCACCAAGCGGACGGCTCGGGCAACGACCTGCTCAATTCCCCGTCGCTTCTCAACCAGCACGACTGGTACCTCGCGGCCCAGCTGCACAAGTTCAAGGAAGGCGTACGCGGCTCCAACCCGCAGGACACCACGGGAGCTCAGATGCGTCCGATGGCCATGATGTTGGCTGACGAGCAAGCCGTTAAGGACGTGGTCGCCTACATCCAGTCTCTCAACAAGTAAGACCTTACTTTTCTCCTCCTTCTAACCGCCTGACAGAAAAATGAGCGAAGAGCCCGCCGAAATTGATCCTCAACAAGAGCACTACGTGTACGCCATTACGCGTCGTCTCTTCAAGTATACCCTGGTTGGGACTGTATTGTTCGCAGCCACGATTATCGGAATCTGGTATCTGTTCCATCTCGTCGCTTAGGCAGCCTGACAGCTGAGTCTTCGTTTCTAACCTAATCCGTCTCCCATGCTAGAGTACTTTCTTCCTAGAGCATCATCCTTTGCCGGAAGCATCGACCACTTGTTTGATCTGATCACTTACCTGGTCATGTTCTGGTTCGTGCTGACCATGGCGTTTTTCTTCTACGTCGTCTTCCGTTTTCGGGCCAAGCCCGGCCAGAAGGCGCAGTACATCACCGGCGAAACCCATAAGCAGAAGCAGGCTGTCGAGATTCCTCACTACCTGATCCTCCTCTGCGATTTGGCGATTCTCTTCTACACCTTCAAGGTCTGGCACGAGGTCAAGATCGACATGCCGGAATACGACGAGCAAGTGCGGGTGATCTCCCAGCAGTGGGCTTGGACTTTCGAGCATGCAGGCGCGGACGGGGTTCTGGACACCGACGACGACATCAAGCTCATCAACGAGCTCGTCCTCAAGAAGGACACCCAATACCAGTACGAGCTGCAAGCCTTGGACGTGATGCACAGCTTCTCCATCCCTGTCTTCCGCCTCAAGCAAGACGCGGTGCCGGGCCGCAAGATCTTCGGCCACTTCAAGCCCATCCTGGAAGGGGAGTGGGACGTACAGTGCGCGGAAATGTGCGGCTACGGGCATGGTTTCATGCCGGCTCGGGTCAAGATTTTGGCGGCTGACGAGTACTACGCCTGGATCGCTGAACACACCCCTGCACACCTCAAGCAAGACACTGCTTACGCTAACACCGAATCTCAATTGAAGGAGGCGCCAAACAATGGCTGATACCGCAACTGCAACGGCTGGCGTCGACCATCACGACGACCACGGCCACCACGAATCTTTCTGGAGCAAGTACTGCTTCTCCACTGACCACAAGATCATCGGATTCCAGTACCTGTTCACAGGTATGGCGATGGGACTGATCGGAGGCTTTTTCTCCTACGTCTTCCGCATGCATCTTGCCTTCCCAGGCTCCTCCATTCCTTTCTTCGGAGTGGTTTCGCCTGCGGCCTACAACTCGCTGGTCACCAATCATGGTACCATCATGATCTTCTGGGTGGCGATGCCGGTACTGATCGCCGCTCTGGGTAACTTCCTCATCCCGCTGATGATCGGATGTGACGATATGGTCTTTCCGAAGATCAACCGTCTTTCCTACCAAGTCTTCCTTCTCAGCGCCATCGTGCTGATCGCTTCCTTCTTCGTCCCACAAGGCGGATTTGGCGGCGCATGGACGGCTTATCCTCCACTGTCAGCAGAATCCCAATACAACGGAACGCCCTTTGGAGCGCCCATGTGGTTGATAGCGGTGACGCTGGAAATCGTGGCCTTTCTCTTGGGCGGTATCAACTTCATCACTACGGTCATGAACGCTCGCGCCAAGGGGATGAAGCTCTACGACATCCCTATGGTCGTTTGGATGATCGTCATCGCCTCCATCCTCTTCATGGCCTCGGTTGGTCCACTGGTAGCGGGCGCGGTGATGCTCCTCTTCGACCAGACGCTGGGCACCGGTTTCTTCGATCCGGCCGCTGGTGGCGACCCTGTCATGTGGCAGCACTTGTTCTGGTTCTTCGGCCACCCTGAAGTTTACGTGGTACTGCTTCCCGCGATGGGCGTCGTGATCGAAATCATCTGTACCTTCTCTCGCAAGAAGCTCTTCGGCTACAAGATGATCCTCTACAGCTCCATTGGCTTGGGTATTTTGAGCTTCTTCGTTTGGGCTCACCACCAATTTATTTCCGGGGTCGATCCGCGGGCAACCTACCTCTTCACCACGACCACGCTGCTCATTTCCATTCCGGTCGCCATCATGCTTTTCGCCATGATCGGAACCCTTTGGGGCGGCTCCATCCGCTTCACCACTCCGATGCTCTTCGCCCTTTCGTTCATTGCCGAGTTCTTGATCGGCGGCGTGACGGGAATCTGGCTCGGATCCAGCGGTACGGACATCTACTTGCACGATACCTATTTCGTCTTGGCTCACTTCCACTACACCTTCGTGCCGATCGCTATCATCGGAACCTTCTCGGCGATCTACTACTGGTTCCCGAAAATGTTCGGTCGCCACATGAACGAGTTCTGGGGCAAGATTCACTTCTGGGGAACGGTTATTCCCTTTAACGGAATCTTCCTTCCGCTCTTCGTCCTGGGAGCTGCCGGTCAGCATCGTCGTATCGCCGGTTACACCGCTTATCCTGACCTCTATACCGAGAACTTCCAGGACCTGCGCGTCTTTGCCACGGGTTCGCTCATCGTTCTCATCCTTTTCCAGATCCCGTTCTTCGTGAACTTCGTGGTCAGCTTGGTACGTGGACGCAAGGCCGAGGCGAATCCTTGGAAGGCGAACACCTTGGAGTGGGTTGCTCCATCGCCCCCACCGCATGGCAACTTCGGAGACAATCTCCCCGAAGTCTATCGTGGTCCCTACGAATTCTCGGTCGAAGGA of the Pelagicoccus enzymogenes genome contains:
- a CDS encoding ATP-binding protein yields the protein MKRLLAPLLLALIGTLSADTLSPPSPPRLNGIPFYQIYEEKDIENSSRSNFITTAPDGRLFFGCENGLHTFDGTRWKHVLSTPSTQDKIRSLYWTENGVYAAGYGTIGKIDFQNENGIRLQPINDKPLTKYSSEFYSKILRQGDTLYFLGERSVAYLNLATEEYGAIAFDSWVKGSAIYGDKLLLATTRDGILVFEGKDYAPHPAFKEFVDKHVILKIETNPSGETYFTTESNEIYRIAADGQLADYSPFPFQAGGAIRDLEFISEDRLAISVAHKGIYFVNREGRTLSTLARDFDYRWVSANALHLDQNQTLWVQFNSTVGKVIVNSALSQIDERLSTGVEYPIAHEVDGQIYLRTNGRLLKPDFSEHGSLQGFVDTTPELDRSIVAASATRDGIYFQGGKYTHLLQKGIARELGRTGYIERMTPFENDPDTLFAATADSLLVLQRQGEQMKILSEVPHQAGHINKIARAADDTFWLEIGIGQVGRARVQGGAIEYQLFKQESGLPTDWIAVWEHEGEVLFTSSKGIFEFQPRGNAFAKSSIIEAYLPSTGIFHRVATDPKGNIWASYDSFNYILWKQEDGTYLKDSSSLRHVGDQFFNQFKFLSNGDALLLTASELFHVNGSLLAPPRDSPKQGLFLFEVSDIEGSSTYYQNPGHGNNPEKLELASDRRSLSIRVGSTNSATVKVPQYQYLLEGMSSDWSKWSTSNEISFTRLEAGDYTLRVRSRSNESTAPQELTVALSIAPTFFETPLAYLCYILLFLALLYLGYGLFAQNLKKTNFKLEKMVAERTQEIESKNSELQRNANELSTTLEELRSAQDLLMSTSRKAGMAEVATNVLHNVGNVLNSINVALLSLSERLSQERVSKLVRVSKMINEHQDDLADFLTNDPKGKAIPAYLTQLSAVLSDDNSHYRVDVECMQENIEHVKKIIATQQAHAKTVEVLQAVKIEELIDDALEMITGDLEHSLFEIVRDFEPELEIESDKHSLLQMVTNFIKNAKESIIESQKPLGLIYLSAHRIDQGANVRIQITDNGVGISEENERKIFTHGFTTKPDGHGFGMHSCANAAKNLGGHLQISSEGLGKGATVTLTLPCAPSQRTKPRIKELPKETSYSRN
- a CDS encoding response regulator, coding for MSEQRSNALPRRIIVIDDTESIHSDFEKVLSPASSSESELALEELDRLMFEEETPAEPISGTQFDFEIGHAYQGEEGLQRILDAREAGAPYSVAFVDMRMPPGWDGLKTVEEISKADPHIQLVICSAYSDYSWREIIERVGHTDRLLILKKPFDHAEVYQLAVALSEKWHTEKQTRDLLAALEQKVERRTQQISEANQQLNALNSELQVAVAEARAAERAKGRFLATMSHEIRTTLNGIIGASHMLNHSSTLPESDLEFANIIQKSGDALMIIINDILDYSKYESGQLELEKIPFSLKELAKECTSLMDTALTRMNIKLELQHDDKLPELVVGDPARIRQVILNLLNNAFKFGRDGTVSLAIKADAIKDTSVALRIEIRDQGIGMSPETIERLFSAFMQADSSTTREYGGTGLGLAICKLLADAMSARIDVTSELGEGSCFAFLLELPLPEDDVQGVAIEKSQTLTEEAASVRKAVQKDFGEKRVLLVDDNAINRKLGKRFLQQMKVHVTLATNGREAFETATSNDFDLVLMDLQMPELDGMEATQKIRQSTAPRSEVPIVALTANAFSDVREQCKNAGMDDFLTKPLRVNELAETLERWISGAAKSSHSSN
- a CDS encoding c-type cytochrome, translating into MKSIISSLTSKTGLRLAMVGVLASLVSAVSHANDERGKQLYANCVACHQADGSGMKLLNAPAIAGLSEKYIANQIQKFKLGHRGGDPKDATGLQMRPMATLLTSEADIAAVSKYIASMEPKPAEATITDGNAERGKTLYATCQACHQADGSGNDLLNSPSLLNQHDWYLAAQLHKFKEGVRGSNPQDTTGAQMRPMAMMLADEQAVKDVVAYIQSLNK
- a CDS encoding cytochrome c oxidase subunit II, producing MLEYFLPRASSFAGSIDHLFDLITYLVMFWFVLTMAFFFYVVFRFRAKPGQKAQYITGETHKQKQAVEIPHYLILLCDLAILFYTFKVWHEVKIDMPEYDEQVRVISQQWAWTFEHAGADGVLDTDDDIKLINELVLKKDTQYQYELQALDVMHSFSIPVFRLKQDAVPGRKIFGHFKPILEGEWDVQCAEMCGYGHGFMPARVKILAADEYYAWIAEHTPAHLKQDTAYANTESQLKEAPNNG
- a CDS encoding cytochrome c oxidase subunit I; this encodes MADTATATAGVDHHDDHGHHESFWSKYCFSTDHKIIGFQYLFTGMAMGLIGGFFSYVFRMHLAFPGSSIPFFGVVSPAAYNSLVTNHGTIMIFWVAMPVLIAALGNFLIPLMIGCDDMVFPKINRLSYQVFLLSAIVLIASFFVPQGGFGGAWTAYPPLSAESQYNGTPFGAPMWLIAVTLEIVAFLLGGINFITTVMNARAKGMKLYDIPMVVWMIVIASILFMASVGPLVAGAVMLLFDQTLGTGFFDPAAGGDPVMWQHLFWFFGHPEVYVVLLPAMGVVIEIICTFSRKKLFGYKMILYSSIGLGILSFFVWAHHQFISGVDPRATYLFTTTTLLISIPVAIMLFAMIGTLWGGSIRFTTPMLFALSFIAEFLIGGVTGIWLGSSGTDIYLHDTYFVLAHFHYTFVPIAIIGTFSAIYYWFPKMFGRHMNEFWGKIHFWGTVIPFNGIFLPLFVLGAAGQHRRIAGYTAYPDLYTENFQDLRVFATGSLIVLILFQIPFFVNFVVSLVRGRKAEANPWKANTLEWVAPSPPPHGNFGDNLPEVYRGPYEFSVEGREKDYWPQNEPETAK